Proteins found in one Takifugu flavidus isolate HTHZ2018 chromosome 7, ASM371156v2, whole genome shotgun sequence genomic segment:
- the LOC130528197 gene encoding leucine-rich repeat-containing protein 15-like, with product MFSSSVTDIPRVLKPSTTEVYFLNSQIETIPKKAFFENPQLEKIEFIESNVASIEPGALEGLVNLKAVEITGNPLATIPAGVFKDLENLQTIGLKNNKLRNLEKGLFQGLKNVIEIQLHGNEIDQIEEGTFDELENLERLHLAKNNISSVSTDLFSKLAKLQTLRLYENQLTSVPEDIFHNLTNLKEVALSGNKLTELSPKLFPHKDKLVKLNLENNLLTTLPPQFFVDFPQLKTLTLQKNNLRTLPPVLFGTLPKLSSLSLSENNLSTLPKGLFSPLEKIKKLDLSKNHFVTMSAEYFEGLGGLTELKLENNKIHSLDADVFHELPSLTTLRLAHNDLRTLPGDTFQPLVKLTKLYLNNNPWQCDCNLVQLHSWIVSNSKILTSAAVCESPEALKGQEIKSLNEDQLICPTRPPTTASPTTTTVIATTTTISKPTTPTTAITTTPEITTTPTTTQTTTIQNTMTFTCPIATATQEPSSFTSQYRAKEEQCKDEMILYSVLLAVELVCTLVLARFTLTLYCLLRGPEIPNHRVKLTRVLHRRDVILRPLSQANRSDYLG from the coding sequence ATGTTTAGTTCCTCAGTGACAGATATCCCTCGTGTCCTGAAACCCAGCACGACGGAAGTTTATTTTCTGAATAGTCAGATTGAAACAATCcctaaaaaagccttttttgaaAATCCCCAGCTCGAGAAGATTGAATTCATAGAGTCAAATGTTGCATCCATAGAACCAGGAGCTTTAGAGGGTTTAGTTAACCTCAAAGCTGTTGAGATCACTGGAAACCCACTGGCAACCATCCCAGCCGGAGTCTTCAAAGACCTCGAAAACCTGCAGACGATCGGACTGAAGAACAACAAGCTCCGTAATCTGGAAAAAGGATTGTTTCAGGGCCTTAAAAATGTCATAGAGATCCAACTTCATGGCAACGAGATTGACCAGATTGAAGAGGGAACCTTTGATGAGCTTGAGAACCTCGAACGTCTCCATTTAGCTAAAAATAACATCTCCTCCGTATCTACAGACCTGTTCTCAAAACTTGCCAAACTACAGACTCTAAGGCTTTATGAGAACCAGCTGACCTCCGTTCCAGAGGATATTTTCCACAACCTGACAAATTTAAAGGAAGTTGCTTTATCTGGAAACAAATTAACAGAATTGTCACCAAAGCTGTTCCCACACAAGGACAAATTAGTCAAACTGAATTTGGAGAATAATCTCCTGACAACATTACCGCCCCAATTCTTTGTTGACTTCCCTCAGCTTAAAACACTCACACTCCAGAAGAACAATTTAAGGACTCTGCCACCCGTGCTTTTTGGAACATTGCCTAAATTGTCTAGTTTGAGCCTGAGTGAGAACAATCTCAGCACTCTCCCTAAAGGATTATTCAGCCCTCTGGAGAAAATCAAGAAGCTCGACCTGTCTAAAAATCACTTTGTCACCATGAGCGCTGAGTATTTTGAAGGTCTTGGGGGGCTGACAGAGCTGAAGCTAGAAAATAACAAGATCCACTCTCTGGATGCAGATGTTTTTCACGAGCTTCCATCATTGACCACGCTCAGATTAGCACACAATGACCTACGGACGCTTCCTGGTGATACCTTTCAGCCTCTTGTGAAACTCACCAAACTTTACCTCAATAACAACCCTTGGCAATGTGACTGTAATCTGGTCCAACTTCACTCCTGGATTGTGTCAAACTCCAAAATATTGACTTCTGCTGCCGTCTGCGAGAGTCCAGAAGCTCTGAAGGGACAAGAAATCAAATCGCTGAATGAGGATCAATTAATTTGCCCCACTCGTCCTCCGACAACCGCATCACCCACAACCACCACAGTTATTGCAACTACAACCACCATCTCAAAACCAACAACTCCCACCACTGCTATCACAACTACACCAGAAATTACAACTACACCCACTACAACCCAAACAACTACCATCCAAAATACGATGACCTTCACGTGTCCTATTGCGACAGCCACCCAGGAACCTTCATCCTTTACCAGTCAGTACAGAGCAAAAGAAGAACAGTGCAAAGATGAGATGATCCTCTACAGCGTTCTCCTTGCGGTGGAACTGGTGTGCACTCTGGTGTTAGCGAGGTTCACCCTCACCCTTTACTGCCTGCTGCGGGGACCAGAGATCCCAAACCACAGGGTCAAACTCACTCGCGTCTTGCACAGGCGAGATGTGATACTCAGACCTTTATCCCAAGCAAACAGAAGTGACTACTTGGGATAG